One genomic segment of Leptospira neocaledonica includes these proteins:
- a CDS encoding TetR/AcrR family transcriptional regulator codes for MHSAVEQELTQEKDEVRQRIFEKSFELFLRYGFAKTRMEEIARTLRISRKTLYKHFANKHELLKEVMTDKHLRIHGRIEGIFQDPEKSIKEKIQSMRGCLSSEIPHGMNEFLREIRDQAPDIWKQIQSLKEKNINRTMRKMIETGIKNGEIRSDVNPDIVLLIHSAASEAMFDPNFLAQTPYSIRDLVQELDNIIFYGIVKRDDI; via the coding sequence GTGCACAGCGCCGTGGAACAGGAACTAACCCAAGAGAAGGACGAAGTCCGTCAGAGAATATTCGAAAAATCGTTCGAGCTATTTTTGCGATACGGTTTTGCGAAAACTCGAATGGAAGAGATTGCCCGAACTCTTCGGATTAGTCGCAAAACACTTTATAAACATTTCGCCAATAAACACGAATTGTTAAAAGAAGTGATGACTGATAAACATCTCCGTATTCACGGGCGGATCGAAGGGATTTTCCAAGACCCAGAAAAATCCATTAAAGAAAAAATCCAATCAATGAGAGGTTGCCTCTCCTCCGAGATCCCTCACGGAATGAACGAATTTTTAAGAGAGATCCGTGACCAAGCCCCTGACATTTGGAAACAAATCCAGTCTCTAAAAGAAAAAAATATAAACAGAACAATGCGCAAGATGATAGAGACCGGCATCAAGAACGGTGAAATCCGCTCGGATGTGAATCCTGATATCGTACTTCTCATCCACTCAGCGGCTTCCGAAGCGATGTTCGATCCGAACTTCTTAGCACAGACCCCATATTCTATCCGGGACCTGGTCCAAGAGCTGGACAATATTATCTTTTACGGAATCGTAAAAAGAGACGATATCTAG
- a CDS encoding TetR/AcrR family transcriptional regulator, whose amino-acid sequence MDFAEKKNRLRVLLGASRVFQRKGYAKTRMEDFVEESKIGKKTLYEYYPNKEEVLKAAADYRQNKAAFRLKRIRNNSALDFSKRFVKMRKELLDVCRPSHFALWKELQDQIPEIWRMVKAKRVQLIDTEIESLLEEGKKLGEFRADLRPDLFIMALIACSDAVYKWEQNPTERRANISELDNIFLYGIIRRGNETLKSS is encoded by the coding sequence ATGGATTTCGCCGAGAAAAAAAATAGGCTCCGAGTATTACTCGGGGCATCTCGGGTCTTTCAGCGGAAAGGTTATGCGAAAACGAGAATGGAGGACTTTGTAGAAGAATCCAAAATTGGAAAAAAGACCTTATACGAATATTATCCAAACAAAGAAGAAGTTTTAAAGGCGGCGGCCGATTATCGTCAAAACAAGGCTGCCTTTAGGCTCAAGAGGATCCGAAATAACTCTGCTCTGGACTTCTCTAAACGATTTGTGAAGATGAGAAAGGAGCTATTGGATGTTTGTAGACCGAGCCATTTTGCATTATGGAAGGAATTACAGGATCAAATTCCGGAAATATGGAGAATGGTGAAGGCAAAAAGGGTCCAATTAATAGATACTGAGATAGAAAGCTTATTGGAAGAGGGGAAAAAATTAGGAGAATTCAGAGCGGACCTGAGGCCCGACTTGTTCATCATGGCATTAATCGCCTGTTCGGATGCGGTTTACAAATGGGAACAGAACCCGACCGAGCGTCGGGCCAATATATCCGAACTGGACAATATTTTTCTTTATGGCATAATACGCAGAGGAAACGAGACGTTAAAATCTTCTTGA
- a CDS encoding efflux RND transporter permease subunit, protein MNFAELSIKRPIFITCTVLIILVSGYLSLNKLGVDLFPNVTIPVVTVTVPYPGAAPNEIETLIAKPVEDELSTISGVKRIRSTCSEGSGTVVLEFTLETDVKYAEQQVRDKVSAVKPKLPNDIKEPVIRRIDPADQPIIILALNANLSEAQIYDIANEEIKQNLLTAKDVGNITIYGGRKREIHVALDRQKLKQHMIPASVVSNRLASGGTNIPAGKVSKADSELVYRTINEFKSPQEIRDTPISLFGNEVPVRIGQLGEVVDTLEDESTRAYFNGKKAVFLLVFKQSGSNTVAVAQEVKKRIEELNKELARREGGAVLSIANDNSIQIDDNIYDVKETIIIGIALTIVVVLLFLGSVRSTIITGLALPNSLLGAFILMAVAGFTVNVMTLLALSLAVGLLIDDAIVVRENIFRHREMGKTAREASTEGTKEVTLAVIATTMTVIAVFLPIAFVSGVVGQFLREFGLTVCFALLISLYDALTIAPMLSAYFGGKISGSHAQAGHGHSSQEFLSVPEEGKKRKKSGATTALEEIAFSKIRAQEAPKGIVSRTFSAVFELLKFVFGVLGRILSPVEKGLDSVLSGFNVFQTWLENVYASVLKFTLKRPVFILSSAVLIFVASLMLTKYIPKTFLPAQDQGKFQVTLDMPPGTSVQKMAEIAQDAYKEISSHKEVKLVAMFNTNRTATMFVEMIPAKERNMNTSQFKDLLRKELESFSYANPIVKDVDNVGGGQRPFTLVVSGQNGQVVEEYSRKLFEKLRESKALLDVDTSYRAGAPEFRVVPDRQREVLLGIPGTVIGTELRTLVEGTTPAVYRENGVEYDIRVRLKEGQRDLKDNFYNSFVPNFNNMMIPIQNVAKAEETTGLATINRMNRNKSVEIYADVNPDGPGMGGAMEEVAKLTQTELPLPPGVRIGYTGQAENFKEMGTSLGIAMGLGVLFIYMVLASLYESFITPIAIMLVLPLALCGAFIALFLTQKSLDIFSMIGLIMLIGVATKNSILLVDFTNQLIQRGVEMKEAIIEAGRERLRPILMTSFALIAGMAPIAIGLNEASKQRTSMGVAIIGGLISSTILTLVVVPAAFSYIEKLNQLVRRNSPDPDAK, encoded by the coding sequence ATGAATTTTGCAGAACTATCGATCAAACGACCGATTTTCATTACCTGTACGGTCCTCATCATTCTTGTTTCGGGATATCTTTCCCTTAACAAGTTAGGTGTGGATCTTTTTCCTAACGTAACGATTCCGGTAGTCACAGTGACTGTGCCTTATCCGGGAGCGGCTCCCAACGAGATCGAAACTCTGATCGCAAAACCTGTGGAAGACGAACTTTCCACTATTTCCGGAGTGAAAAGGATCCGTTCTACTTGTAGCGAGGGATCCGGAACTGTCGTCTTGGAATTCACCTTAGAGACCGACGTTAAATACGCGGAACAACAGGTGAGAGATAAGGTCTCCGCGGTAAAACCTAAATTACCGAATGATATCAAAGAACCTGTGATCAGAAGAATAGACCCGGCAGACCAGCCGATCATCATTCTCGCATTAAACGCAAACCTAAGCGAGGCACAGATCTACGATATCGCTAATGAAGAGATCAAACAGAATCTTCTAACTGCAAAGGATGTTGGAAATATCACTATCTACGGTGGTAGAAAAAGAGAGATCCATGTTGCGTTAGATCGCCAAAAATTAAAACAACATATGATACCTGCTTCCGTGGTTTCCAATCGTTTGGCTTCCGGTGGAACGAACATCCCTGCAGGTAAAGTAAGTAAGGCTGACTCCGAGTTGGTATACAGAACTATCAATGAGTTCAAATCTCCACAAGAGATCAGAGACACTCCTATTTCCTTATTCGGGAACGAGGTTCCTGTCAGAATCGGACAATTGGGAGAAGTGGTAGATACGTTAGAGGATGAAAGTACTCGCGCGTACTTTAACGGTAAGAAGGCTGTCTTCTTATTAGTATTTAAACAATCAGGTTCGAATACTGTTGCGGTTGCCCAAGAAGTTAAGAAAAGAATTGAAGAACTAAATAAGGAACTTGCAAGAAGAGAAGGTGGCGCGGTCCTTTCTATCGCAAATGATAACTCCATTCAGATCGATGATAATATTTACGATGTAAAAGAAACAATCATCATAGGAATCGCACTTACGATCGTTGTGGTGCTTTTATTCTTAGGAAGTGTAAGATCTACGATCATCACAGGGCTTGCGTTGCCTAACTCACTTTTAGGTGCATTCATTCTAATGGCGGTTGCAGGATTTACGGTAAACGTAATGACACTTCTGGCATTGAGTTTGGCTGTGGGACTCCTCATAGACGACGCAATCGTTGTTCGAGAGAATATTTTCCGACATAGGGAGATGGGTAAAACAGCGAGGGAAGCTTCTACAGAAGGGACGAAAGAAGTAACATTAGCAGTAATCGCGACTACTATGACTGTGATCGCGGTATTCTTACCGATTGCATTCGTAAGCGGGGTGGTAGGACAGTTCTTAAGAGAATTCGGACTAACTGTATGTTTTGCTCTTTTGATCTCTCTTTATGATGCACTTACAATTGCTCCGATGTTATCCGCTTATTTTGGTGGAAAAATTTCAGGATCACATGCGCAAGCTGGTCATGGACATTCTTCACAGGAATTCTTAAGTGTTCCTGAAGAAGGAAAGAAAAGGAAAAAAAGCGGTGCCACCACCGCTTTGGAAGAGATAGCATTCTCCAAGATCAGAGCGCAAGAGGCTCCGAAAGGAATTGTTTCCAGAACATTCTCCGCTGTATTCGAACTCTTGAAGTTTGTATTCGGAGTTTTAGGAAGAATTCTTTCTCCTGTAGAGAAGGGATTAGATTCTGTCTTATCCGGATTTAACGTATTCCAAACTTGGTTGGAAAATGTATATGCGAGCGTTTTGAAATTCACCTTAAAACGTCCGGTGTTCATATTGAGCAGTGCGGTTTTGATCTTTGTCGCTAGCTTGATGTTGACCAAGTACATTCCGAAAACCTTCTTACCTGCCCAAGACCAAGGAAAATTCCAAGTCACCTTGGATATGCCTCCTGGTACTTCCGTTCAAAAGATGGCCGAGATTGCGCAGGATGCATACAAAGAGATCTCTTCTCATAAAGAAGTGAAATTGGTAGCTATGTTCAATACGAACAGGACCGCGACTATGTTCGTGGAAATGATTCCTGCAAAAGAAAGAAATATGAACACTTCTCAGTTCAAGGACCTTCTTCGTAAAGAGTTGGAATCATTCTCTTATGCGAATCCAATCGTAAAAGATGTGGATAACGTAGGTGGAGGACAAAGACCTTTCACTTTGGTAGTAAGCGGACAGAACGGACAAGTAGTAGAAGAATATTCCAGAAAACTTTTCGAAAAATTAAGAGAATCTAAAGCTCTTTTGGATGTGGACACAAGTTACAGAGCGGGCGCTCCGGAATTCAGAGTTGTGCCTGATCGCCAAAGAGAAGTTCTACTCGGTATCCCAGGTACTGTGATCGGAACAGAATTGAGGACTCTGGTGGAAGGAACTACTCCTGCCGTTTATCGTGAGAACGGAGTGGAATACGATATTCGTGTTCGATTGAAAGAAGGGCAGAGAGATTTGAAGGATAACTTCTACAATTCTTTTGTGCCTAACTTCAATAATATGATGATCCCGATCCAGAACGTTGCAAAAGCAGAAGAGACCACTGGTCTTGCAACCATCAACCGAATGAACAGAAACAAATCTGTGGAGATCTATGCGGACGTAAATCCGGATGGACCTGGAATGGGTGGAGCAATGGAAGAAGTTGCAAAACTGACTCAAACAGAATTGCCTCTTCCTCCGGGAGTGCGTATCGGATATACAGGACAGGCGGAGAACTTTAAGGAGATGGGAACTTCTCTCGGAATCGCTATGGGGCTTGGGGTGTTATTCATCTACATGGTACTTGCTTCCTTGTATGAAAGTTTTATCACACCTATCGCGATCATGTTGGTTCTTCCTCTGGCGCTTTGTGGTGCGTTTATCGCTCTATTCTTAACCCAAAAATCCTTGGATATATTTTCCATGATCGGGCTAATCATGCTCATCGGGGTAGCTACCAAGAACTCGATTTTACTCGTGGACTTCACGAACCAGCTCATACAAAGAGGTGTGGAAATGAAAGAAGCGATCATAGAAGCGGGAAGAGAACGTCTTCGTCCGATCCTAATGACTTCATTCGCTTTGATCGCAGGTATGGCTCCTATCGCGATCGGATTAAACGAAGCGTCCAAACAAAGAACAAGTATGGGGGTTGCGATCATCGGTGGATTGATCTCTTCTACCATACTAACCTTAGTAGTAGTTCCTGCCGCATTCTCTTATATAGAAAAGCTGAACCAGTTGGTCCGTAGAAATTCTCCGGATCCGGATGCGAAGTAA
- a CDS encoding TolC family protein gives MGGNKIYYKCFPLDVMQHKQNQSIIRNLLALGIFLSALSISGDNRDDLEREGVWTTTSLIRYSLENSVQAKMSRLDLENSEYDWEKENGKYNFIGTLTANTQKTNNLPLPQYTLQGREITSNTISAGLSKVFNTGTTASLTVSDNRYETDAGKRPEQQGTIAQQFAQPSLHFANLGFTLKQELLKNIFGYQQRRSLEISRRSSAVRRLDAMNTLSRSVVQSLLSFWNLSLADENLKTAELLVKSVRNVKDITSSKVRMGVAEDYESGQWNALLITAENQLRQAKLEKDRVRRDLLVSLGKDPETKVGFSLVLDDSLPSLGAEDSETEEAFQHRYDFKSIALQKQNAGAALEIAKNGLLPSLYVSGNYNSREYDRNFPQSFDGIGAGRFTQNSAEIKMDYPLGNDTARAEFRNSQTQSRKMDLLLEQTKEQVKTDVRQGLQKINTTYEILEESKKNLSQAEKFYSGILPRYRYGRATSVNVKNALDLVAQARYGLMQAKVNYNSALVQYELSKGTLFRKYGMDADEVLNQTTGDQK, from the coding sequence ATGGGTGGAAACAAAATATACTATAAATGTTTCCCGTTGGATGTTATGCAACACAAACAGAATCAATCAATCATTCGCAACCTTCTTGCCTTGGGCATTTTCCTAAGTGCTCTCTCTATCTCAGGAGATAATCGGGATGATCTGGAGAGGGAAGGGGTTTGGACCACTACTTCTCTTATTCGTTACTCTTTAGAGAATTCGGTTCAGGCAAAGATGAGCCGTCTGGACCTGGAGAACTCAGAGTATGATTGGGAGAAGGAGAACGGTAAATACAATTTTATCGGGACCTTAACCGCCAATACTCAAAAGACGAATAACTTACCGTTACCACAATACACTCTCCAGGGTAGAGAGATCACAAGTAATACGATCTCTGCGGGTTTATCAAAAGTTTTTAATACGGGAACTACCGCGAGTTTAACAGTTTCGGATAACCGTTACGAAACGGACGCGGGGAAAAGACCGGAACAACAAGGTACAATCGCACAACAATTCGCACAGCCAAGTCTTCACTTTGCAAATCTTGGTTTCACTTTGAAACAGGAATTGTTGAAGAATATTTTCGGATACCAGCAAAGAAGATCCTTAGAGATTAGTAGAAGAAGTTCCGCAGTTCGAAGATTGGACGCGATGAATACTCTATCCAGATCCGTAGTTCAGTCTCTATTATCTTTTTGGAATCTATCTTTAGCGGATGAAAATCTCAAAACAGCGGAATTACTGGTTAAGAGTGTAAGAAATGTAAAAGATATCACTTCTTCCAAAGTTCGTATGGGAGTGGCGGAAGATTATGAATCCGGACAATGGAATGCACTTTTAATTACCGCAGAGAACCAACTCAGACAGGCAAAATTGGAGAAGGATAGAGTTCGAAGAGACTTACTAGTTTCTTTGGGAAAAGATCCGGAAACTAAAGTTGGATTTTCCTTAGTTCTGGATGATTCTCTTCCTTCTTTGGGCGCAGAAGATTCAGAAACAGAAGAAGCTTTTCAGCATAGATACGATTTTAAAAGTATCGCATTACAAAAACAGAATGCGGGGGCCGCTTTAGAAATCGCTAAAAACGGATTATTACCTTCTCTTTACGTAAGCGGTAATTATAATTCTAGAGAATACGATCGTAATTTTCCCCAGAGTTTTGATGGGATAGGCGCCGGTAGATTTACCCAGAATTCCGCTGAGATCAAAATGGATTATCCTTTGGGTAACGATACCGCAAGAGCGGAGTTCAGGAATTCACAAACACAAAGTAGAAAGATGGATCTACTTTTGGAACAAACAAAAGAACAGGTCAAAACCGACGTAAGACAAGGATTACAAAAGATCAACACTACTTACGAGATCCTGGAAGAATCTAAAAAAAATCTCTCTCAAGCGGAGAAGTTTTACTCGGGCATTCTGCCCAGATACAGATACGGAAGAGCCACATCCGTAAACGTTAAGAACGCATTGGACCTGGTAGCCCAGGCTAGGTACGGACTGATGCAGGCAAAAGTGAATTATAACTCGGCGCTAGTACAATATGAACTCTCGAAGGGTACATTATTCCGCAAATACGGAATGGATGCCGATGAAGTTCTGAACCAAACCACCGGAGACCAAAAATGA
- a CDS encoding hybrid sensor histidine kinase/response regulator, producing MNEIPADILTFIKFFENSDGTSIYVNHIIRDKNGKIIDLELCYCNDQAAKLVQMEKSTLIGKRYTELRPKELETSPEIVEFFESVSKKSAEWRGIRQSAISGKYYDSTIICPEDDWTISIAKDLNQEIKEKDIFREAAYRNEDAVYYLEPIFDDKGSITDFLYKDLNPAAEAEIGMPKEIAIGKNLCKLFPQNLELGTFDLYKNVYLTQQAEKREYEIKDSQGHPGFYLLQISRVYEGLLISNKNITEIRNVETQLRIQKEQLEFTYLASNDGYWDYNMKTGQLFLSERWKTMLGFTNEEISSNDQQIWRKLVHPKDLRIALSAFQRHQTEETERFDKVLRFKTKSGEYIFIRSRALIIKDENGDPTRIVGTHTDISAAKQTEIALEKAKEKAEQADKAKSEFLGMISHEMRTPLNGIFGMANLLMTSELNSEQKEYLKDLSDSTEILSRLIDDLLQIITLDSTKIEIKEETFEIKTFIDLIRILVEPKAHEKNIEFKIFISEKFPKVIVGDRTRIEQLLLNLITNSIKFTDKGSVTLSLDLEGEASILFKVKDTGIGIKEEARQRIFDAFHQEDLADTRKYSGVGLGLYIVKRLTSKMRGEVRLDSKPGLGSEFSIILPLKIETAPPLNPIEIQSETIPIFSSGSVLIVDDNEINVKILAKHLSKTGVQSDSALSGKEALKLLDTDKKKYDLILLDLQMPEMDGYHTADAIHALNSSNAKTPIVAVTASSFSEAYEKCVQHGIEGFIGKPFQPKQLYKVLSDFL from the coding sequence ATGAACGAGATCCCGGCAGACATTCTCACATTCATTAAGTTTTTTGAAAATTCAGACGGTACTTCAATTTATGTGAACCATATTATTCGGGATAAAAATGGTAAGATCATAGATTTAGAATTGTGTTATTGTAATGACCAAGCTGCGAAACTCGTGCAAATGGAGAAGAGCACGCTTATAGGTAAAAGATACACCGAACTCAGACCGAAGGAATTGGAAACCAGTCCGGAAATTGTCGAGTTTTTCGAATCCGTCAGTAAAAAAAGTGCCGAGTGGAGAGGGATCCGTCAATCGGCGATCTCCGGAAAATATTACGACTCCACAATCATTTGTCCAGAGGACGATTGGACCATCTCCATCGCAAAAGATCTAAATCAGGAAATCAAAGAGAAGGATATTTTCAGAGAAGCTGCATATAGAAACGAAGACGCCGTCTATTATTTAGAGCCTATTTTTGATGATAAAGGATCTATTACGGATTTTTTATATAAGGACCTAAATCCCGCAGCCGAAGCGGAGATCGGAATGCCTAAAGAGATCGCGATCGGTAAAAACTTATGTAAACTATTCCCTCAAAATCTGGAACTGGGCACATTCGATCTTTATAAGAATGTATATCTCACCCAACAAGCGGAGAAAAGAGAATACGAGATCAAGGACTCTCAAGGGCATCCTGGATTCTACCTATTACAAATCAGTAGGGTTTATGAAGGACTTCTAATCAGTAATAAGAATATTACGGAAATTCGAAATGTAGAAACCCAACTTAGAATACAAAAAGAACAGTTGGAATTCACATACCTTGCATCCAATGACGGGTATTGGGATTATAATATGAAAACCGGACAACTTTTTCTTTCCGAAAGATGGAAAACAATGCTTGGTTTTACAAACGAAGAAATCTCTTCCAACGACCAGCAAATCTGGAGAAAATTAGTACATCCGAAGGATTTGAGAATAGCACTTTCTGCTTTCCAAAGACATCAAACTGAAGAAACGGAGAGATTCGATAAGGTTCTAAGATTCAAAACAAAATCAGGAGAATATATATTTATCCGATCTAGAGCTCTTATCATCAAGGATGAAAATGGGGACCCTACACGTATTGTAGGAACTCATACTGATATTTCCGCTGCAAAACAAACCGAGATCGCATTAGAAAAAGCGAAAGAAAAAGCGGAACAAGCAGATAAAGCAAAATCCGAATTTTTAGGAATGATCTCTCACGAGATGAGGACTCCGTTGAACGGGATATTCGGAATGGCAAACCTACTAATGACCTCCGAATTGAACTCTGAACAAAAGGAATATCTAAAAGATCTCTCCGATTCGACCGAGATCCTATCCAGATTGATCGACGATCTACTACAAATAATCACTTTGGACTCTACAAAGATCGAAATAAAGGAAGAAACGTTCGAGATCAAAACATTTATAGATCTCATACGTATATTAGTAGAACCTAAAGCTCATGAGAAGAATATAGAATTCAAAATCTTCATATCCGAAAAATTTCCAAAAGTAATCGTAGGAGATAGGACTAGAATCGAACAATTATTATTAAACCTGATCACGAATTCCATTAAGTTTACCGACAAAGGTTCAGTTACACTTTCTTTAGATCTAGAGGGAGAGGCTTCCATTCTATTCAAAGTAAAAGATACTGGCATCGGAATTAAAGAAGAGGCTAGACAAAGGATATTTGACGCATTCCACCAAGAGGATCTGGCAGACACACGTAAATACAGTGGAGTCGGGCTTGGTCTCTATATAGTCAAAAGGCTTACATCTAAAATGCGCGGAGAAGTTCGCTTGGATTCAAAGCCTGGACTCGGCTCTGAATTTTCTATCATTCTCCCTTTAAAAATTGAAACAGCCCCTCCTCTTAATCCAATAGAGATACAATCCGAAACTATTCCTATATTTTCCTCAGGCTCTGTCCTTATCGTAGATGATAACGAGATCAATGTAAAAATTCTTGCAAAACATTTGAGTAAAACCGGTGTTCAATCCGACTCCGCGTTAAGTGGTAAAGAAGCATTAAAACTTTTAGATACCGACAAAAAGAAATACGACTTGATCCTATTGGATTTACAAATGCCTGAGATGGACGGGTATCATACCGCGGATGCAATACATGCTTTAAATTCCTCTAATGCAAAGACACCTATCGTTGCAGTCACAGCGAGTTCCTTTTCGGAAGCTTATGAAAAATGTGTTCAACATGGAATAGAAGGTTTTATCGGCAAACCATTTCAACCAAAACAATTGTATAAAGTTCTTTCGGATTTTCTCTGA